From Salmo salar unplaced genomic scaffold, Ssal_v3.1, whole genome shotgun sequence, one genomic window encodes:
- the LOC106596098 gene encoding uncharacterized protein isoform X2 has translation MEEDRLLGAASPAPSQLSLRSDHSMYRPIGFTNGDLRLLGAASPAPSQLSLRSDHSMYRPIGFTNGDLSGKQERVGSPCLSMKSDWSMDRPIMFGKGASCNQERVWSPCLSMKSDWSMDRPIMFGKDDRELTASLLTEDHFRCSVCTEVLKEPVSIPCGHSYCRQCIETYWNQPDQTGEYDCPQCSKRFRTRPDLLTNSALEKVIEKLHQARFKVPALPKYCYAGPGDVACDLCTEKQLKAVKSCLTCTASYCESHVRHHYTVAALQRHTLVEVTGNLEQKLCQLHHRALEVFCKTDQVSVCLVCALQDHRNHDVIKNERDTEEETTKTQEEQIASRLEARLQREITILQHNTEELPADNSEQNVKNTTIELNNPAKHFCRGLTEDWTSDSVVVAALGRPLDLGMLYDCRSDSFCSDVSLWDNSTIAFMRQSLPRPLTEVKCIEGDSLQDRFRALDVTTPLRASVLSGLVEVGGAAGYLNHPVQSTLQDRVTLQYRTTTRLDMLSHRVLQEETDRTQRKATHVVMAVLYGAQAFFIFDSKQISGQHSGAGEADMHNVVKRMMPTFSADQIFSGLSDDEKPNSLLYQCTLYSDVDHINGSMTCDRALQVYETLPKHLGQQGEKAVPLYAWLYPLKNLGHSVEIMLLLFTKAECVLDHLRQATMRCQEIMTDSTNSCVMKWFPDLTYKLSRLSELLQKYWSEFKRELSMAVKTMRESEGVDENRLRDILQNHDQSPFCPQSVQLWLNNKAAEVKALNVCKTRNIPIMKSQEELDGVLRSLKDRILCFTLTSLEDEDPFLSTMEQHKHSVPENTMNQSDLTGQQETHYVQENIVNQSDLTGQQEKHYVQENIVNQSDLTGQQHKHSVQENTVNQSDLTGQQETQRPFKPPDLTQKFKSDLRLFTKSYEDRRDGENIKFIAAVIPDISAPGSSIRLYQQGSLITTNFLLGLKPDPVQVAEIKQSCVLLKFPQSTIRRPERYRVEYRVMTTGLIKVSKRPWNEVVTLAPAETCVVPGLKPFTLYQIRYSVIEHSGMSDFSKVIEVKTLRSPPEHLYVSRLLNKTKETIKVTWLQPECNDGASVLHYKVDYKEAGLEGWSTMVTEGPECKCIISLNLSTCYRVRVSAVYGEGDTSETSRETDVPVNVWSIDLSERKASLLLEVLKLQPEKKPVELKGWSDVESEVRSFLQCLSYISQLSCDDDRFFQTVCESIPVRSREEDQQLASLLQALGSTLSLGGELPRKTCRSVGRVLGLCASRVDLTLTPSKISLQGALLLLRHESKLHKLRLNVGMAVKLSRLVMRTERGAPPLTVPELSLVLKSSQPPERVLSRALSSVASLLRLWRVQCLDLTDFWIQGHSLITLLCHQGPLSLRLNSDTLQQLTVVVYEAQDKDLTQWFLEKVGGDLTSCRLDWEVLLSLLQHSTHNITVDLRKNRLLEKNISDLLPFLGRVTLKRSSSSFVKSSITQIYDSRASDCVSSLLRSSDHWINLNSRELDRVDCTALCFTLQHSLQVKVNLLWTSIPPGR, from the exons TGGTAAACAGGAGAGGGTGGGGTCACCGTgtctgtccatgaagagtgattGGTCCATGGACAGGCCCATTATGTTTGGAAAAGGTGCCAG TTGTAATCAGGAGAGGGTGTGGTCACCGTgtctgtccatgaagagtgattGGTCCATGGACAGGCCCATTATGTTTGGAAAAGATGACCG TGAGCTGACAGCCAGTCTACTGACAGAGGACCACTTCAGATGTTCAGTGTGTACAGAGGTTCTCAAAGAGCCAGTCTCCATCCcatgtggacacagttactgcaGACAGTGCATTGAGACCTACTGGAACCAGCCTGACCAGACAGGAGAGTACGACTGCCCCCAGTGCAGCAAGAGATTCAGAACACGTCCTGACCTCCTCACTAACTCAGCCTTGGAGAAGGTGATTGAGAAACTCCACCAGGCAAGGTTCAAGGTCCCTGCTCTTCCCAAGTACTGCTACgctggacctggagatgtggCCTGTGATCTCTGCACTGAGAAACAGCTCAAAGCTGTGAAGTCCTGTCTGACCTGCACTGCCTCCTACTGTGAGAGCCATGTCAGACATCACTACACCGTAGCAGCTCTGCAGAGACACACCCTGGTGGAGGTGACTGGAAACCTGGAGCAGAAACTGTGCCAGCTGCACCACAGAGCTCTGGAGGTCTTCTGTAAGACAGACCAGGTTTCTGTTTGTCTGGTGTGTGCCTTGCAGGACCACAGAAACCATGATGTCATAAAGAATGAGAGAGATACTGAAGAG GAAACCACCAAAACTCAGGAGGAACAGATTGCCTCCAGGCTGGAAGCTAGACTCCAGAGAGAGATCACGATTCTACAACATAATACAGAGGAGCTTCCTGCTGACAACTCTGAGCAG AACGTCAAGAACACTACCATTGAGCTGAACAATCCTGCCAAGCATTTCTGCAGAGGTCTGACTGAAG ACTGGACATCAGACAGTGTTGTGGTGGCTGCCCTCGGTCGTCCCTTAGATCTTGGGATGTTGTATGACTGCCGCAGTGACTCATTTTGTTCAG ATGTCAGTCTTTGGGATAACAGTACAATAGCCTTCATGCGTCAGTCTCTACCGCGGCCTCTCACAGAGGTGAAGTGTATTGAAGGAGACTCCCTTCAGGACAGATTCAGGGCTCTGGATGTGACCACTCCTCTCAGAGCCAGTGTCCTGTCTGGACTGGTGGAGGTTGGTGGTGCTGCTGGATACCTGAACCATCCTGTTCAGTCCACACTGCAGGACCGGGTcactctacagtacagaaccactACCAGACTGGACATGCTCAGTCACAGGGTGCTtcaggaggagacagacagaacacaacgaaAGGCAACTCATGTGGTCATGGCTGTCCTCTATGGAGCTCAAGCATTCTTTATCTTTGACAGCAAACAGATCAGCGGACAACACAGTGGTGCAGGAGAGGCGGATATGCACAATGTTGTGAAGAGGATGATGCCCACCTTCAGTGCAGATCAGATCTTTTCCGGCTTGAGTGACGATGAAAAACCAAACAGTTTGTTGTATCAGTGTACTCTCTACAGTGATGTAGACCATATCAATGGCTCCATGACGTGTGACAGAGCTCTGCAAGTCTATGAAACTCTCCCGAAGCACCTTGGACAGCAAGGAGAGAAAGCAGTGCCTCTGTACGCATGGCTCTATCCTCTGAAGAATCTGGGACATTCAGTTGAAATCATGCTCCTATTGTTCACCAAGGCAGAGTGTGTGCTGGACCATCTGAGGCAGGCCACCATGAGATGCCAGGAGATAATGACAGACTCCACCAATAGTTGTGTGATGAAATGGTTTCCTGATCTGACGTATAAACTGTCTAGATTATCAGAGCTTCTGCAGAAGTACTGGTCAGAGTTTAAGAGAGAGCTGTCCATGGCAGTAAAGACcatgagagagagtgaaggggtgGATGAAAACCGACTGAGAGACATTCTCCAGAACCATGACCAGTCTCCGTTCTGTCCTCAGTCCGTACAACTGTGGCTAAACAACAAGGCAGCGGAGGTGAAGGCTCTGAATGTCTGTAAAACAAGAAACATCCCCATAATGAAATCACAGGAAGAGCTGGACGgtgtcctcagatccttaaaGGACAGGATACTGTGTTTCACTCTGACCTCCCTGGAGGATGAAGATCCATTCCTCTCCACCATGGAGCAGCACAAACACTCTGTACCAGAGAACACAATGAACCAATCTGATCTCACTGGACAGCAGGAGACACACTATGTACAAGAGAACATCGTGAACCAATCTGATCTCACTGGACAGCAGGAGAAACACTATGTACAAGAGAACATCGTGAACCAATCTGATCTCACTGGACAGCAGCACAAACACTCTGTACAAGAGAACACCGTGAACCAATCTGATCTCACTGGACAGCAGGAGACACAGCGACCGTTCAAACCTCCAGATTTAACTCAGAAATTTAAATCTGACCTCCGCTTGTTCACCAAATCCTATGAAgacagaagagatggagagaacatcAAGTTCATTGCAGCAGTTATACCAGATATCAGTGCTCCTGGATCCTCCATTCGTCTGTATCAACAAGGCAGTCTCATCACCACCAACTTCCTGCTGGGATTAAAACCTGATCCAGTCCAGGTAGCAGAGATAAAACAGAGCTGTGTCCTCCTGAAGTTTCCACAGTCAACCATCAGAAGACCTGAGAGATACAGAGTAGAGTACAGAGTCATGACTACTGGTCTTATCAAGGTTAGCAAACGGCCATGGAATGAGGTAGTGACCCTGGCTCCTGCAGAAACCTGTGTAGTGCCTGGTTTGAAACCGTTCACACTGTACCAGATCAGGTACTCTGTTATAGAACACTCTGGTATGAGTGACTTCAGCAAGGTCATTGAGGTCAAGACCCTGAGATCCCCACCTGAACATCTGTATGTGAGCCGGCTGCTGAACAAAACAAAGGAAACCATCAAAGTGACTTGGCTCCAGCCTGAGTGTAATGATGGTGCCTCTGTACTCCACTACAAAGTGGACTATAAGGAGGCAGGACTGGAGGGCTGGTCTACCATGGTAACAGAGGGACCTGAATGTAAATGCATCATATCTCTGAACCTCAGTACCTGCTACAGAGTCAGAGTGTCAGCTGTCTATGGAGAAGGAGACACCAGTGAAACCAGCAGAGAGACAGATGTCCCAGTCAATG TCTGGTCCATAGACCTCTCAGAGAGAAAGGCCTCCCTCCTCCTAGAAGTGCTGAAACTCCAACCAGAGAAGAAACCAGTAGAGCTGAAGGGCTGGTCAGATGTAGAGAGTGAAGTGAGGAGTTTCCTTCAGTGTCTGTCCTACATCTCACAGCTGAG CTGTGATGATGACAGGTTCTTCCAGACTGTGTGTGAATCCATCCCTGTGAGGTCCAGAGAGGAGGACCAGCAGTTGgcctctctcctccaggccttGGGCTCCACCCTGTCACTGGGAGGAGAGTTACCCAGGAAAACCTGCAGGTCTGTGGGGAGAGTCCTGGGTCTCTGTGCCTCCAGAGTGGACCTCACTCTCACCCCCAGCAAGATCTCTCTCCAAGGAGCCTTACTTCTTTTGAGACATGAGTCAAAGCTGCACAAGCTCAG GCTGAATGTGGGTATGGCAGTGAAACTGTCCAGACTGGttatgaggacagagagaggtgctCCTCCACTGACTGTCCCAGAACTCTCCCTGGTCCTAAAGAGCAGCCAGCCACCAGAGAGAGTGTTATCCAGGGCTCTGAGTAGTGTGGCGTCCCTGCTGAGACTCTGGAGGGTTCAGTGTCTGGACCTGACTGATTTCTGGATCCAGGGTCACTCTCTCATCACACTGCTGTGTCACcagggacctctctctctcag ACTGAACTCAGACACTCTGCAGCAGCTGACTGTAGTTGTGTATGAAGCTCAGGACAAGGACTTGACTCAGTGGTTCCTGGAGAAGGTTGGTGGAGACCTGACCTCCTGCAGGCTGGACTGGGAAgtgcttctctctctgctgcagcattcaacccacaacaTCACTGTGGACCTCAGGAAGAACCGGCTTCTAGAGAAGAACATCTCAGATCTTCTCCCCTTTCTGGGAAGAGTTACTCTCAAGAG GTCCAGTTCCAGCTTTGTAAAGTCCTCCATCACACAGATCTATGACAGTAGAGCCAGTgactgtgtgtccagtttgttgaGGTCTTCAGACCATTGGATCAACCTGaacagcagagagctggacagAGTGGACTGTACTGCTCTGTGTTTTACCCTGCAGCACAGCCTCCAAGTCAAAGTCAACCTGCTGTGGACCTCCATACCACCGGGGAGATAG